One Chloroflexota bacterium genomic window carries:
- a CDS encoding DUF4258 domain-containing protein encodes MNEDTPASELLFEVMTPLGFRVRVTREYWELIVTIKHPAMKGRESDVQETLRNPSEIRLSKNDPTVHLFYKPERIGRWVCAVAKRLDGDGFLITTYPTDAIKEGRQIWHK; translated from the coding sequence ATGAATGAAGACACACCCGCAAGCGAATTGCTCTTTGAAGTTATGACCCCGCTTGGCTTTCGTGTCCGCGTTACGCGCGAATACTGGGAACTGATTGTTACCATCAAGCACCCAGCAATGAAAGGGCGCGAGAGCGATGTGCAAGAGACACTACGAAACCCAAGTGAGATTCGATTGAGCAAGAATGATCCAACCGTGCATTTATTCTACAAACCTGAACGTATCGGACGTTGGGTCTGCGCCGTCGCCAAACGTCTCGACGGTGATGGATTCTTGATTACGACTTATCCGACCGATGCAATCAAGGAAGGCAGGCAAATATGGCACAAGTAA
- a CDS encoding DUF2283 domain-containing protein codes for MAQVKVYYDQVGNTLTVWFGDPQAEYICEETGDEVILMKDISGQVIGFEKLNYLLPKPAHFQVAFETVAA; via the coding sequence ATGGCACAAGTAAAAGTTTACTACGATCAAGTTGGTAATACACTCACCGTTTGGTTTGGCGATCCTCAAGCCGAATACATTTGCGAAGAAACCGGCGACGAAGTAATTCTGATGAAAGACATCTCCGGTCAGGTCATCGGATTTGAAAAATTGAATTACCTTCTTCCCAAGCCCGCGCATTTCCAAGTCGCGTTTGAAACGGTTGCGGCGTGA
- a CDS encoding DUF2442 domain-containing protein: protein MPNLNQKILSPTTTLALNVHCTDDTLTVNLSDGRQVSVPLEWFPRLRDATPKQRKNWRLIAKGIGIHWENVDEDIAVSTLLRAW from the coding sequence ATGCCTAACTTGAATCAGAAAATCCTCAGCCCAACGACAACCCTGGCTCTCAACGTTCACTGCACCGACGATACGCTAACCGTGAATCTCTCCGACGGTCGCCAAGTATCCGTGCCGCTCGAATGGTTTCCGCGTTTGCGCGATGCCACGCCCAAGCAACGCAAGAATTGGCGTTTGATTGCCAAAGGCATCGGCATTCACTGGGAAAATGTTGATGAAGACATTGCCGTTTCGACGTTGTTGCGCGCGTGGTAG
- a CDS encoding NUDIX domain-containing protein, whose amino-acid sequence MAYKFCSNCGNHLPFTNYPFAPQTCTECGRTQYHNSKPCAGGLIVRDGCVLLVKRAVEPFKDYWDLPGGFLEAGEHPRDGMFREVREETGLEVRVRELLGVYVDRYDNNGDEIFTLNHYYIVEPIGGALRAADDVNAFAWFALDALPDAIAFEHAPVVLRDLQERMKRGF is encoded by the coding sequence ATGGCATACAAATTCTGTTCCAACTGCGGAAACCACTTACCATTTACCAATTACCCTTTCGCGCCGCAAACCTGTACCGAATGTGGACGCACCCAGTATCACAACTCGAAACCGTGCGCGGGCGGGTTGATCGTGCGCGATGGTTGTGTGTTGTTGGTGAAGCGCGCGGTCGAGCCGTTCAAGGATTACTGGGATTTGCCCGGCGGATTTCTCGAAGCGGGCGAGCATCCGCGCGATGGAATGTTCCGCGAGGTGCGCGAGGAAACTGGGTTAGAAGTGCGCGTGCGCGAATTGCTTGGCGTCTACGTGGATCGCTATGACAACAATGGCGACGAGATTTTCACGCTGAACCACTATTACATCGTCGAGCCGATTGGCGGCGCGTTGCGTGCGGCAGATGATGTGAACGCGTTCGCGTGGTTTGCACTCGATGCGTTGCCGGACGCGATTGCGTTTGAACACGCGCCCGTGGTGTTGCGCGATTTGCAGGAGAGGATGAAGCGGGGTTTCTGA
- a CDS encoding alanyl-tRNA editing protein yields MTDLLCQSDAYLKEFEATVTAINGDQVTLDRTAFYPRGGGQPSDQGELVVAGETYRVLEVKKQAGEVWHKVDRAATFTVGASAHGAIDWDRRYKLMRTHTALHILCGMMWRDYGVSVTGGDMEPLAARMDFELERMSADFAHDVEAKVNAEVTAARDIRVKILPREVAFQIPDLIRTKINLLPPDIQEVRTVEIVGLDLQADGGTHVANTREVGRVKVVGHESKGKINKRLRIAVEGGEVVIGK; encoded by the coding sequence ATGACCGATTTGCTTTGCCAATCCGATGCGTACTTGAAAGAGTTTGAAGCGACTGTAACCGCTATCAATGGCGACCAGGTCACGCTTGATCGCACTGCGTTTTATCCGCGCGGCGGCGGTCAGCCGAGCGATCAAGGCGAACTAGTTGTCGCGGGCGAAACATACCGCGTGCTCGAAGTGAAAAAGCAAGCCGGCGAAGTGTGGCACAAGGTGGATCGCGCGGCGACGTTCACGGTCGGCGCGAGCGCGCACGGCGCGATTGACTGGGATCGTCGCTACAAGTTGATGCGGACGCACACGGCGTTGCATATTTTGTGCGGAATGATGTGGCGCGATTACGGCGTCAGTGTGACGGGCGGCGATATGGAGCCGCTCGCGGCGCGAATGGATTTCGAGCTGGAGCGAATGAGCGCGGACTTCGCGCACGATGTCGAAGCAAAAGTGAACGCGGAAGTCACGGCGGCGCGCGACATTCGTGTCAAGATTTTGCCGCGCGAGGTAGCGTTTCAAATTCCGGATTTGATTCGCACGAAAATCAACTTGCTTCCGCCGGATATTCAAGAGGTTCGCACCGTCGAAATCGTCGGACTCGATTTGCAAGCGGACGGCGGCACGCACGTTGCGAACACGCGCGAGGTCGGGCGCGTCAAGGTGGTGGGACACGAGAGCAAGGGCAAGATCAACAAGCGGCTGAGAATTGCGGTGGAGGGAGGGGAAGTGGTAATTGGTAAATAG
- the glnA gene encoding type I glutamate--ammonia ligase: MPDSSDIFARVEENHIKYIDLQFTDVVGVVKNVTIPAQELSDALTNGIWFDGSSIEGFARVAESDMHLRPDVSTFAILPWLSGDEATARLICDVFTPDGQPFAGDPRAVLKRAIVQAEQMGFIYHTGPELEFFLLKPHPDGSLIPPIPHDSASYFDAPSDMAAGLRRQMTANLAAFGIQVEAMHHEVAIGQHEIDFRYSDALTTADNAVTFRLVLKIIAQLNGLYGTFMPKLLRGSAGNGMHVHQSLTYAANGRNAFADEGDPHGLSKIAKQFIAGQLAHARGMCAVLAPLVNSYKRLVAGYEAPVFISWARINRSALIRVPRASTTESTRLELRCPDPSCNPYLAFAVMLAAGLDGIRRQLTVPEATEENLYHLDTDRRSKLSILPESLNRALDALEEDAVVCNALGAHLCDRFVSAKRLEWQDYRLEVSAWELEKYLPNY, translated from the coding sequence ATGCCTGATTCATCCGACATCTTTGCGCGCGTGGAAGAGAATCACATCAAGTACATTGATTTGCAATTCACCGATGTGGTCGGCGTCGTCAAGAATGTGACGATTCCCGCGCAAGAATTATCCGATGCGCTGACGAACGGAATTTGGTTCGACGGTTCTTCGATTGAAGGATTTGCGCGCGTCGCCGAAAGCGATATGCACCTGCGCCCCGATGTGTCCACGTTCGCGATTCTCCCTTGGTTGAGCGGCGACGAAGCGACCGCGCGTTTGATCTGTGATGTGTTCACGCCGGATGGACAACCGTTCGCCGGCGATCCGCGCGCGGTGCTCAAGCGCGCCATCGTCCAAGCCGAGCAGATGGGTTTCATTTATCACACCGGACCCGAACTCGAATTCTTTTTGCTCAAGCCGCATCCCGACGGCAGTTTGATTCCGCCGATTCCACACGACAGCGCGAGCTATTTCGATGCGCCGTCGGATATGGCGGCGGGTTTGCGTCGGCAGATGACCGCGAACCTGGCGGCGTTTGGCATCCAGGTCGAAGCGATGCACCACGAAGTCGCCATCGGTCAACACGAAATTGATTTTCGTTACTCGGACGCGTTGACGACGGCGGATAACGCGGTGACGTTTCGCTTGGTGCTCAAGATCATCGCGCAGTTGAATGGATTGTACGGCACGTTCATGCCCAAGTTGTTGCGCGGGTCAGCCGGCAATGGAATGCATGTCCATCAAAGTTTGACGTATGCCGCGAACGGCAGAAACGCGTTCGCGGATGAGGGCGATCCGCACGGTCTATCGAAAATCGCCAAGCAATTTATCGCGGGGCAACTCGCGCATGCGCGCGGGATGTGCGCGGTGCTCGCGCCGCTCGTCAATTCGTACAAGCGATTGGTCGCGGGGTACGAAGCGCCGGTGTTCATCAGTTGGGCGCGCATCAATCGTTCCGCGCTCATTCGCGTGCCGCGCGCCTCGACAACCGAATCCACGCGGCTCGAATTGCGTTGCCCCGATCCAAGTTGCAATCCGTACCTCGCGTTCGCGGTCATGCTCGCCGCCGGACTTGATGGCATTCGCCGCCAACTGACCGTGCCCGAAGCGACGGAAGAAAATCTGTATCACCTCGATACTGATCGTCGTTCCAAATTGAGCATTTTGCCGGAATCGTTGAATCGTGCGCTCGATGCGTTGGAAGAAGACGCCGTTGTGTGCAATGCGCTCGGCGCGCACCTCTGTGATCGTTTTGTCAGCGCCAAGCGGCTAGAATGGCAAGACTATCGTCTCGAAGTGAGCGCGTGGGAATTAGAAAAGTACTTGCCGAACTATTGA
- a CDS encoding GNAT family N-acetyltransferase, producing the protein MQDIYIREATEEDIPGLVTVIHAAFEEYRGFLDPPSGAHDETIETVQRKLMSARAGVALVNQQIVGCVICEPRADHLYLGRLAVLPSHRRYGIGQMLIAWVEAHARDLGYARVRLAVRLALQDNLTYFQYLGYRVLDHANHPGYSQPTFANLEKDLGQYHA; encoded by the coding sequence GTGCAAGACATTTATATACGCGAAGCAACAGAGGAAGATATCCCAGGTCTAGTGACCGTCATTCACGCGGCGTTCGAGGAATATCGCGGATTCTTGGATCCGCCATCCGGCGCGCACGACGAGACGATTGAGACGGTTCAGCGCAAGTTGATGAGCGCGCGTGCAGGTGTGGCGCTGGTCAATCAGCAAATCGTTGGCTGTGTGATTTGTGAACCGAGAGCGGATCACCTTTACCTGGGTCGTCTCGCGGTGTTGCCGTCGCATCGGCGGTACGGAATCGGACAAATGCTGATTGCCTGGGTCGAGGCGCACGCGCGTGATCTGGGATATGCGCGAGTGCGTCTCGCGGTGCGACTCGCCTTGCAAGACAACCTCACCTATTTTCAATATCTGGGTTATCGTGTCCTCGATCATGCCAATCACCCAGGATATAGTCAACCGACTTTTGCGAATCTAGAGAAAGACCTCGGACAATACCATGCCTGA